Proteins from a single region of Corylus avellana chromosome ca11, CavTom2PMs-1.0:
- the LOC132166657 gene encoding uncharacterized protein LOC132166657, which yields MGCSFSGLNALYDAVNGGGDVWINENRFRILRQLGEGGFAYVYLVKELLSDSASASAAGLAKKVKDPTHISDDGTYAMKKVLIQNTEQLELVREEIRVSSLFSHPNLLPLLDHAIISVKPTQEGTRNHEAYLLFPVHLDGTLLDNSKAMKAKKEVFSTSNVLHIFRQLCAGLKHMHNLDPPYAHNDVKPGNVLITHRKGQPPLAILMDFGSARPARRQIRSRSEALQLQEWASEHCSAPFRAPELWDCPSHADIDERTDIWSLGCTLYAIMYGISPFEYALGESGGSLQLAIVNAQVKWPVGPKAQYPEALHQFVTWMLQPQAAVRPRIDDIIIHVDKLIAKFSN from the exons ATGGGGTGCTCATTCTCTGGGTTGAATGCCCTGTACGACGCCGTTAACGGGGGAGGAGACGTGTGGATCAATGAGAACCGGTTCAGGATCTTGAGGCAGCTTGGGGAGGGCGGGTTCGCCTACGTTTACCTGGTCAAGGAGCTGCTCTCTGACTCCGCTTCGGCCTCTGCTGCTGGCTTGGCTAAGAAAGTCAAGGACCCCACCCATATCTCTG ATGATGGCACTTATGCAATGAAAAAGGTTCTTATTCAGAATACTGAACAGTTGGAGTTGGTCAGAGAGGAGATCCGTGTTTCATCGCTATTCAGCCATCCGAATCTACTTCCACTTCTTGATCATGCTATCATTTCTGTTAAG CCTACACAAGAAGGAACTAGGAACCATGAAGCATACTTGTTGTTTCCAGTTCATTTGGATGGAACGTTACTGGACAATTCCAAAGCCATGAAAGCTAAAAAGGAGGTTTTTTCTACCTCAAATGTTCTTCATATATTTCGGCAG CTTTGTGCAGGACTCAAGCATATGCACAATTTAGATCCTCCATATGCACATAATGATGTCAAACCTGGTAATGTTCTTATAACTCACAGGAAAGGACAACCACCTCTTGCCATATTAATGGACTTTGGCAGTGCTCGACCTGCAAGGAGGCAAATTCGTTCTCGTTCAGAGGCGCTACAGTTGCAG GAATGGGCATCTGAGCATTGTTCGGCTCCTTTTCGAGCTCCTGAGTTGTGGGATTGCCCCAGCCATGCAGACATTGATGAGAGAACTGATATTTGGTCATTAGGATGCACTTTGTATGCAATAAT GTATGGGATATCTCCATTTGAATATGCGCTTGGAGAATCTGGAGGAAGCCTACAGTTGGCCATTGTAAATGCACAGGTAAAGTGGCCGGTTGGACCTAAGGCTCAATATCCAGAAGCTCTTCACCAGTTTGTGACGTGGATGCTTCAGCCCCAGGCCGCTGTCCGCCCTCGCATAGATGACATCATAATTCATGTCGACAAGTTGATTGCAAAGTTCTCTAATTGA